Proteins from a single region of Lampris incognitus isolate fLamInc1 chromosome 16, fLamInc1.hap2, whole genome shotgun sequence:
- the LOC130126440 gene encoding activator of 90 kDa heat shock protein ATPase homolog 1-like, translating to MAKWGEGDPRWIVEERADATNVNNWHWTERDATNWSSDKLKSLLLGLSVENDEGMCEVTDVGKVEGEASINNRKGKLIFFYEWNLKATWTGKSKAGIKYKGSIEVPNLSDENDMDDLDISITLNKDEPDTTLITLMKTKGAEKIREALGSYVGFLKTEFTQGMILPTANGMAKPQSSQSKAKVDKTQISAGSTATPSNAGVKIPTCKFSMKETFLTSPADLFRVFINQEMVQAFTHSQAMVDGERGGRFRLLDGNVLGEFAELVPEQKIVMKWRYNTWPCEHYATIALTFFDLGNETELKVECRGVPENEEERTKQGWQRYYFESIKQTFGYGARIY from the exons ATGGCTAAGTGGGGAGAAGGAGACCCTCGCTGGATTGTGGAGGAGCGGGCTGACGCGACTAACGTCAACAATTGGCATTG GACTGAACGAGATGCTACAAACTGGTCGTCTGACAAGTTGAAATCCCTGCTCCTGGGCCTGAGTGTGGAAAATGATGAGGGCATGTGTGAGGTCACTGATGTTGGCAAGGTGGAAGGAGAGGCATCTATCAACAACCGCAAAGGGAAACTCATTTTCTTCTATGAATGGAACCTGAAAGCAACTTGGACTG GAAAATCTAAAGCGGGGATCAAATATAAAGGAAGCATCGAAGTTCCAAACCTCTCTGATGAGAACGACATGGATGATCTTGAT ATATCTATAACGCTGAATAAAGACGAGCCAGACACTACACTGATCACTCTAATGAAGACGAAGGGAGCTGAAAAAATCCGTGAGGCTCTGGGAAGCTATGTAGGCTTCCTAAAGACAG AGTTCACGCAAGGAATGATTTTGCCTACTGCCAACGGCATGGCCAAGCCTCAGTCCTCGCAGTCCAAAGCCAAGGTGGATAAAACTCAG ATATCCGCAGGCAGCACAGCCACTCCATCAAACGCTGGTGTGAAAATCCCCACCTGTAAATTCAGTATGAAAGAGACCTTCCTCACCTCACCAGCAGATCTCTTCAGGGTCTTCATCAACCAGGAG ATGGTCCAGGCTTTCACGCATTCTCAGGCCATGGTGGACGGAGAGAGGGGCGGGAGGTTTCGCTTGCTAGATGGAAATGTGCTCGGTGAATTCGCGGAGCTG GTACCTGAGCAGAAAATAGTCATGAAGTGGAGGTACAACACCTGGCCCTGTG AACATTATGCAACAATTGCATTGACCTTCTTTGACCTGGGCAACGAGACGGAGCTAAAAGTGGAGTGTCGAGGAGTCCCCGAGAACGAGGAGGAGAGGACAAAGCAAGGCTGGCAGAGATACTACTTCGAATCCATCAAACAGACTTTCGGTTATGGAGCACGAATCTACTGA